Proteins from a genomic interval of Niabella soli DSM 19437:
- a CDS encoding MFS transporter translates to MEADQQPVVQVTDDPLAAVRIPEYKNLMTGRFLFVCAMRMITTVVGWWIYQLTKDPFAIGLIGLSEVIPALSLALYSGHRVDIRDKKKLLLQSVAGYFLAACFLLFLSSAKAGSLLHTQHITWFIYGTFFFTGILRSFVGPSLSSMIATIVPRHLLQNATTWNQGTWLSASVTGHALGGFLIAWVGINHTFSVIALFIGIAFLVLTRLKPKPPHKENAEKKTWDSVKEGLRFVMRTKALLAAMALDMFAVLFGGAAALIPVFASDILKISPIGFGWLNAASDIGSIVIVLILTLFPMKKAQGRKMLLAVAGYGCCIILFGLSKWFFLSFFALMLSGILDGVSVVVRGTVMQLLTPDNMRGRVSSVSSMFVTSSNELGQFESGLMSKLVGVIPSVLFGGCMTIAVVTTTWFKAPKLRKFEY, encoded by the coding sequence ATGGAAGCCGATCAACAACCCGTAGTACAGGTAACAGACGACCCGCTGGCAGCGGTGCGTATTCCCGAATATAAAAACCTCATGACCGGCCGCTTCTTGTTTGTGTGCGCCATGCGCATGATCACAACGGTTGTAGGCTGGTGGATCTACCAACTGACCAAAGATCCCTTCGCCATCGGGCTTATCGGGCTTTCGGAAGTGATCCCTGCTTTATCCCTTGCGCTGTATTCCGGCCACCGGGTAGATATCCGTGATAAAAAGAAATTATTATTACAATCTGTTGCCGGTTATTTTCTGGCCGCCTGTTTTTTATTATTTCTTTCGTCGGCCAAAGCCGGCAGTTTGCTGCACACGCAGCATATTACCTGGTTTATTTACGGAACTTTTTTCTTTACCGGTATCCTGCGGTCATTCGTAGGACCGTCTCTGTCTTCCATGATCGCCACGATTGTGCCGCGGCACCTGCTGCAAAACGCCACTACCTGGAACCAGGGCACCTGGCTATCGGCTTCTGTAACGGGGCATGCCCTCGGCGGTTTTTTAATTGCCTGGGTAGGTATTAACCATACTTTTTCGGTCATTGCTCTTTTTATAGGCATTGCCTTTCTGGTGCTCACCCGTTTAAAACCCAAACCGCCTCATAAAGAAAATGCAGAGAAAAAAACCTGGGACAGTGTAAAAGAAGGCCTGCGCTTTGTTATGAGAACAAAGGCATTGCTGGCGGCCATGGCGCTGGATATGTTTGCCGTATTGTTTGGGGGCGCTGCAGCGCTGATCCCCGTGTTTGCCAGTGATATCCTTAAAATAAGCCCTATTGGCTTCGGATGGCTGAATGCCGCGTCCGACATAGGTTCTATCGTTATTGTGCTCATCCTTACCCTCTTCCCCATGAAAAAAGCCCAGGGAAGAAAAATGTTGCTGGCAGTAGCCGGCTACGGTTGTTGCATTATCCTGTTCGGACTTTCCAAATGGTTTTTCCTGTCCTTTTTTGCATTGATGTTATCCGGCATCCTGGATGGTGTGAGTGTTGTGGTAAGGGGCACCGTTATGCAGTTGCTTACGCCGGATAATATGCGGGGGCGGGTCAGCAGCGTCAGCAGTATGTTTGTTACCAGCAGCAATGAGCTGGGCCAGTTTGAAAGCGGACTCATGTCAAAGCTCGTGGGTGTTATTCCGTCCGTCTTGTTTGGCGGTTGCATGACCATCGCGGTAGTAACCACCACCTGGTTCAAGGCGCCGAAGCTAAGAAAATTTGAATACTGA